One genomic region from Fastidiosipila sp. encodes:
- a CDS encoding zinc metallopeptidase yields MAQAWVSLNFWRYNRVASSTGHTGFSAARRLLDQNGLQEIAVEQVTGRLSDHFSPREKKIRLSEATYKTASIAAIGVAAHETGHAIQHRDGYQPNRIRSALLVPASIGSMAGPYIVGLGFAILSEIMVQVGVALFAAAVLFYLITLPVEINASHRALILLAETGILAPHEIKGARRVLAAAALTYVASALTSVLYFFRVSALAGSRKRS; encoded by the coding sequence ATGGCTCAAGCATGGGTGAGCTTGAACTTCTGGCGCTACAACCGTGTCGCTTCCAGTACCGGCCACACCGGCTTCTCAGCTGCCCGGCGCCTGCTTGATCAGAATGGGCTGCAAGAGATCGCGGTAGAGCAGGTTACCGGGCGCCTCTCCGATCACTTCAGCCCGCGGGAAAAAAAGATACGCTTGTCGGAAGCGACTTACAAAACGGCCTCCATCGCGGCCATTGGGGTGGCAGCACACGAAACGGGCCACGCCATCCAGCACCGGGATGGCTACCAGCCCAACAGAATCCGCTCGGCCCTCCTTGTGCCCGCCAGCATCGGATCCATGGCCGGACCCTATATTGTCGGTCTGGGCTTTGCCATTCTTTCCGAAATAATGGTTCAGGTGGGCGTCGCCTTGTTTGCCGCAGCGGTCCTCTTCTATTTGATTACCCTTCCCGTTGAAATAAACGCCAGCCACCGGGCGCTCATCCTCCTGGCGGAGACAGGTATCCTGGCTCCCCATGAAATCAAGGGAGCCCGCCGCGTGCTTGCTGCCGCTGCCTTGACCTATGTCGCGTCAGCCCTGACCTCTGTCCTCTATTTTTTTCGCGTCAGTGCTTTGGCGGGTTCACGAAAGCGAAGCTGA
- a CDS encoding Stp1/IreP family PP2C-type Ser/Thr phosphatase, translating into MADHSIIFSGMTHQGFVRDRNEDSYIMDAPEGMWPLLFAIADGLGGHKNGALASRTAISYAVSFLREQLPAVNDPEKVKSILADTLQKTNIKVYTTSLEDPDNTGMGTTLTLMALYEQSCYVAHIGDSRCYMFRERELEQLTRDDTYVSQMVASGSLEESEVVSHPRRHVLTQALGYPEYVEPQITHVDLRPKDRYLLSSDGLHGILNRKAIARTMRHAGSPDEAASSLIEQTLQAGAPDNVTVIVVFA; encoded by the coding sequence ATGGCGGATCATTCAATCATTTTTTCGGGGATGACGCATCAGGGCTTTGTCCGGGACCGCAATGAGGACAGCTACATCATGGATGCCCCTGAGGGAATGTGGCCACTCCTTTTTGCCATTGCCGACGGTCTTGGGGGGCACAAGAACGGGGCACTGGCGAGCAGGACCGCGATCAGCTATGCGGTGTCCTTTTTGAGAGAACAGCTGCCCGCGGTCAATGACCCTGAAAAAGTCAAATCCATCCTGGCGGATACCCTGCAAAAGACCAACATCAAGGTCTATACGACCTCGCTGGAAGACCCCGATAATACCGGCATGGGGACGACCCTGACCCTGATGGCCCTTTATGAGCAAAGCTGCTATGTGGCGCACATCGGTGACAGCCGCTGCTATATGTTCAGGGAACGGGAGCTGGAACAGCTGACCCGGGATGATACCTATGTCAGCCAGATGGTCGCATCCGGCTCCCTGGAAGAGAGTGAAGTCGTTTCCCATCCCCGGCGCCACGTCTTGACGCAGGCCCTGGGTTACCCTGAATATGTCGAGCCGCAAATCACCCATGTTGACTTACGCCCCAAAGACCGTTATCTTCTGTCGAGTGACGGCCTGCATGGGATCCTGAACCGGAAGGCCATCGCCAGGACCATGCGCCATGCCGGATCACCTGATGAGGCGGCGTCGTCACTGATTGAACAAACGTTGCAGGCGGGAGCCCCCGACAATGTGACTGTCATTGTCGTTTTCGCCTGA
- the priA gene encoding primosomal protein N', producing MALFCQVVLADAPRAIDKPWSYRIPREFEDQLIRGSLVLVPFGTGRQPVRAFVVELLDDLPEGVPADSIREIHQLVSGPPVVTGEQLQLALEMRRRTYCSTADALKAMVPPTVLSARGRSVLAARLSDPEEAAELLDSDGLRSMKQVRVIELLLEHESAPCMEIRQAAGVSQSVISALAKKGILTLFKKRQERQLPAEDTGSDQPPVLTKEQGEAVETIREAAGAAQPGKLKELLLFGITGSGKTEVYLRAAQAVLDRGRQVLILVPEIALTPQMTRRLTSRFGQRVAILHSRLTPAERYETWRRVLAQEIPIVVGARSAVFAPLKSIGLIVIDEEQESSYKAEMKPRYYAPDIARIRAILNGAVLVLGSATPQVASYRRALEGPSSLLCLPDRIGERGLAEVEVVDMRREFARGNLSFFSRSLLECMEETLKGGEQAMILLNRRGFSRTAVCRTCGWQMRCPSCDIALTSHLNPYGPAGVPARMVCHLCDRISPVPKLCPECGSVEIASLGIGTQQVEEALAEQFPGASVLRMDQDTTRGRFSHRELLDAFESGRADILVGTQMIAKGHDFHNVTLSAILSADQLLGTGEFRALEQAFQLMTQAAGRAGRGKKQGRVIIQTLQPDHFVIRAAARQDYESFYEEEIIFRRRMGYLPFGHIGLAEFRSFDREAAEDAAWAYHRLVTAITGAHPGMFGRILVTQPAPSPIARVRNRYRFRIIARDPSAQTLTRLLFHAADRMKRTSKVSLVIDMDPWSTL from the coding sequence ATGGCACTTTTTTGCCAGGTTGTACTGGCCGACGCCCCCCGCGCGATTGACAAACCCTGGAGCTACAGGATACCCCGGGAATTTGAGGATCAGCTTATACGGGGTTCGCTTGTCCTCGTGCCCTTCGGTACGGGCAGGCAGCCCGTACGCGCTTTTGTCGTCGAACTCCTGGATGACTTGCCGGAAGGGGTTCCAGCGGATTCAATCAGAGAAATTCATCAACTTGTTTCCGGTCCGCCGGTCGTCACGGGAGAACAGCTCCAACTGGCCCTGGAGATGCGGCGCCGCACTTATTGCTCGACTGCCGATGCGCTCAAGGCCATGGTGCCGCCTACGGTACTTTCCGCCAGGGGCAGGTCTGTTCTGGCCGCCCGCCTGTCCGACCCTGAAGAGGCGGCGGAACTGCTCGATTCGGACGGACTGAGGAGCATGAAGCAGGTGCGGGTCATCGAACTCCTGCTGGAACACGAGTCGGCTCCCTGCATGGAGATCCGGCAGGCCGCCGGTGTTTCTCAAAGCGTCATATCTGCCCTGGCGAAAAAGGGAATCCTGACCCTTTTCAAAAAGAGGCAGGAGCGCCAGCTCCCCGCAGAGGATACCGGCTCTGACCAGCCGCCGGTCCTGACCAAGGAACAAGGTGAGGCAGTTGAAACCATCAGGGAAGCGGCCGGAGCGGCACAGCCCGGCAAGCTCAAAGAACTTCTCCTTTTCGGTATCACGGGGAGCGGAAAGACGGAAGTCTACCTGCGGGCAGCCCAGGCGGTTCTGGACCGGGGCAGGCAGGTACTGATCCTGGTACCCGAGATTGCTCTGACACCTCAGATGACACGCCGCCTGACCTCCCGTTTTGGCCAAAGAGTAGCCATTCTCCACAGCCGGCTCACCCCGGCCGAGCGTTATGAAACCTGGAGGCGGGTTCTGGCCCAGGAGATCCCCATCGTTGTCGGCGCCCGTTCGGCTGTTTTTGCTCCCTTGAAAAGCATCGGCCTGATCGTGATCGACGAAGAGCAGGAGTCCAGCTACAAGGCTGAAATGAAACCGCGTTACTACGCGCCCGATATCGCCCGGATCAGGGCTATTTTAAATGGGGCAGTCCTTGTACTGGGATCAGCAACGCCTCAGGTTGCAAGTTATCGGCGGGCGCTGGAAGGCCCTTCCTCGCTTCTTTGCCTGCCTGACCGGATCGGGGAGAGGGGTTTGGCAGAGGTCGAGGTCGTCGACATGCGCCGCGAATTTGCCAGAGGCAACCTGTCCTTTTTCAGCCGCTCCCTCCTTGAATGCATGGAGGAGACCTTGAAAGGGGGCGAGCAGGCCATGATCCTTCTGAACCGACGCGGTTTTTCGCGCACGGCAGTCTGCCGGACCTGTGGCTGGCAGATGCGCTGCCCTTCCTGTGATATTGCCCTGACTTCCCATCTCAACCCCTACGGTCCGGCAGGAGTGCCTGCGCGGATGGTCTGCCATCTTTGCGACCGTATCAGCCCTGTTCCAAAACTGTGTCCCGAGTGTGGAAGCGTGGAGATCGCCTCCCTGGGTATCGGCACCCAGCAGGTTGAAGAAGCGCTCGCAGAACAATTCCCGGGGGCTTCTGTGCTCCGAATGGATCAGGACACGACCCGGGGCCGCTTCTCCCACCGGGAACTGCTGGATGCTTTTGAATCGGGCCGGGCGGATATCCTGGTTGGAACGCAGATGATCGCCAAGGGCCACGATTTTCACAACGTAACCCTTTCGGCCATTCTCTCAGCCGATCAGCTTTTGGGGACAGGTGAATTCAGGGCGCTAGAGCAGGCCTTTCAGCTGATGACCCAGGCCGCCGGCCGCGCAGGGCGGGGAAAAAAGCAGGGGAGGGTCATCATCCAGACCCTGCAGCCCGACCATTTCGTCATCCGGGCTGCGGCCCGCCAGGACTATGAATCTTTTTATGAAGAGGAGATCATCTTCCGCAGACGGATGGGCTACCTGCCCTTTGGACACATCGGTCTGGCAGAGTTCAGGAGTTTCGATCGGGAAGCGGCCGAAGACGCCGCCTGGGCCTACCACAGGCTGGTAACCGCCATTACCGGGGCCCATCCCGGAATGTTCGGGCGGATCCTGGTGACTCAGCCGGCCCCTTCGCCCATCGCCAGAGTCAGGAACAGGTACCGCTTCCGGATCATTGCCCGCGATCCGTCCGCACAAACCCTGACACGCCTTCTTTTTCATGCCGCTGACCGGATGAAGCGCACCAGCAAAGTATCCCTGGTCATTGACATGGACCCCTGGTCGACCTTGTAG
- the rseP gene encoding RIP metalloprotease RseP, which yields MTFLGILAGVLILGLIMVIHELGHFLAGRAFGFKIDQFSIFMGPVLFEREKKGIRYNIKAIPLGASVSFAGEESEIEGQTDGALEYDREDPDLFENRPRWQRAIVIAMGPALNFLTAFVVFIILFTAKGAVIPKVGAIPPDTLMAGTSIKAGDTITSLDGTRIRTALDLTIAEMNHDAGDPWLIGYRTATGDKGLETVLPAKAPPRPMLGITYQTEGDQHLVVSVHPDADRGEAGLLPGDQILTIEGIPFGDTDRVTETILASGEKAIRLEIIRKGKPLSLEISPLIIEADLPLGLVLTLSKKAESVISQGVRYPISVFRTTVRGIGMLFAGKIGVRDSFAGPIAIVSMAADTVKQGRSLGDTAANLATLLGLLSVAIGFTNLLPIPPLDGNHLLLLGVEAVRRKPLSAKFKSITGMAGLIFFIVLGVAVVTLDLVRLFGW from the coding sequence ATGACTTTTTTAGGCATTCTGGCCGGGGTGCTGATCCTGGGCCTGATTATGGTGATCCACGAGCTTGGCCACTTCCTTGCAGGGCGCGCTTTCGGATTTAAAATCGACCAATTCTCCATTTTTATGGGACCCGTGCTTTTTGAGCGGGAGAAAAAGGGCATCCGCTATAACATCAAGGCCATCCCACTCGGGGCTTCAGTCAGTTTTGCGGGCGAGGAGTCGGAGATTGAAGGTCAGACGGATGGGGCGCTGGAATATGACCGGGAAGACCCCGATCTGTTTGAGAATCGTCCGCGCTGGCAGCGGGCCATCGTGATTGCCATGGGACCTGCCCTCAACTTCCTGACCGCCTTTGTGGTCTTCATCATCCTCTTTACCGCCAAAGGTGCAGTCATCCCGAAAGTGGGGGCCATCCCCCCTGATACCCTCATGGCCGGAACTTCGATCAAGGCAGGTGATACCATCACCTCTCTGGATGGTACCCGCATCCGGACAGCGCTCGATCTGACCATAGCCGAGATGAATCACGATGCCGGCGACCCCTGGCTGATCGGCTACCGGACCGCAACCGGCGATAAGGGTCTGGAGACTGTCTTGCCGGCAAAGGCGCCGCCCCGCCCCATGCTGGGCATCACTTACCAGACGGAGGGCGACCAGCACCTGGTCGTTTCGGTCCATCCCGACGCCGACCGGGGGGAGGCCGGCCTGCTGCCGGGCGACCAGATTCTGACAATCGAGGGGATTCCCTTCGGCGACACCGATCGCGTGACGGAAACCATCCTGGCTTCAGGAGAAAAGGCCATCCGCCTGGAGATCATCCGAAAGGGAAAACCGCTTTCCCTGGAAATCAGCCCCCTCATTATTGAAGCCGATTTGCCGCTCGGCCTGGTGCTTACTCTGTCAAAAAAGGCGGAGTCTGTGATCAGTCAGGGGGTCCGTTACCCCATTTCAGTTTTCCGGACGACCGTACGCGGCATCGGCATGCTCTTTGCGGGCAAGATCGGGGTCAGGGACAGCTTCGCCGGCCCCATCGCCATTGTCAGCATGGCGGCTGACACGGTCAAGCAGGGCCGGTCCCTGGGCGATACGGCCGCTAACCTGGCGACACTGCTGGGTCTTTTGTCTGTGGCGATCGGTTTCACGAATCTGCTCCCCATCCCGCCCCTTGACGGCAACCACCTGCTCCTGCTCGGTGTGGAAGCCGTCCGTCGCAAACCGCTGTCGGCAAAATTCAAGTCGATCACCGGCATGGCGGGCCTGATCTTTTTCATCGTGCTTGGGGTGGCCGTCGTCACCCTTGATCTGGTCAGGCTTTTTGGATGGTAG
- the rsmB gene encoding 16S rRNA (cytosine(967)-C(5))-methyltransferase RsmB yields MRQISKRKPGQARLAAAKVLFQVLEEEAFSNESAGWHLSAPGLDARDRAFASALIFGTLSRLPLIDHDLACVLSRPLQELDPWVRTILRVGVWQLYFSYQATAAASCDESVRLARLLAGEKATGFVNGVLRRLARSRPEPSGEYREALEAGLPPLLYDLLAGWYGGESALAIGRSSLEPPSCLAVRFNACKKQAFDNWLAGEEAASFKAEKLAWPVCAYAMTAEGRSVAATDGYRQGLFTVQSQPAMMAGILSGTGPGDRILDLCAAPGGKTGHLAELAACSGVLTACDVTPERVALLEETLERLGHTFVKTRVHDASLPSADFAGFFDRVICDVPCSGLGLLQKRPEIRLRVELESINRLKTLQQAILQSGSLAVAPGGRLLYSTCTLNPEENEEQILSFLNSKAGEAFELEDLKEDLEAALAGALAPPLSERLPRTVQFLPHRDQTDGFYIARLRRKPA; encoded by the coding sequence ATGAGGCAGATTTCGAAAAGAAAGCCCGGCCAGGCCCGTCTCGCCGCTGCAAAAGTTCTTTTCCAGGTCTTGGAAGAAGAGGCTTTTTCCAACGAAAGTGCTGGCTGGCATTTATCAGCGCCCGGACTGGATGCACGTGACCGCGCCTTCGCATCGGCTTTGATTTTTGGCACCCTCTCCCGGCTCCCCCTGATTGACCATGATCTGGCATGCGTCTTGTCGCGCCCTCTTCAGGAACTTGACCCCTGGGTGCGGACCATCTTGAGAGTTGGCGTCTGGCAGCTCTATTTCTCCTACCAGGCGACAGCAGCCGCAAGTTGTGATGAAAGTGTCCGCCTGGCGCGCCTGCTGGCAGGGGAGAAAGCGACGGGCTTCGTGAACGGAGTCTTGCGCCGGCTGGCCCGCAGCCGTCCCGAGCCTTCGGGTGAATACCGGGAGGCCTTGGAGGCAGGCCTGCCGCCCCTCCTTTATGATCTGCTTGCCGGTTGGTATGGCGGGGAAAGCGCCCTGGCTATCGGAAGATCATCGCTTGAGCCGCCTTCCTGCCTTGCTGTACGCTTCAACGCCTGCAAAAAGCAGGCCTTTGACAACTGGCTGGCAGGCGAAGAGGCAGCTTCCTTCAAGGCGGAGAAGCTGGCCTGGCCCGTCTGCGCCTACGCCATGACTGCAGAAGGCCGCAGTGTTGCAGCCACCGATGGGTACAGGCAGGGGCTCTTCACCGTCCAGTCACAGCCGGCCATGATGGCGGGTATTCTGTCAGGCACAGGCCCAGGCGACCGGATCCTGGATCTTTGTGCTGCCCCGGGCGGCAAAACAGGGCACCTGGCAGAGCTTGCCGCTTGTTCAGGAGTCCTGACCGCCTGTGATGTCACGCCTGAAAGAGTCGCCCTGCTCGAAGAAACGCTGGAAAGGCTGGGGCACACTTTTGTGAAAACACGGGTCCATGACGCTTCCCTGCCTTCTGCCGATTTTGCCGGATTTTTTGACCGGGTGATCTGCGATGTACCCTGCAGCGGTCTGGGTCTTCTTCAGAAGCGCCCTGAGATCAGGTTACGGGTGGAACTGGAATCCATCAACCGCCTCAAGACGCTCCAGCAGGCCATTCTTCAAAGCGGTTCCCTGGCAGTCGCGCCGGGAGGCCGCCTGCTCTATTCTACCTGTACACTGAACCCGGAAGAAAATGAAGAGCAAATCCTAAGTTTCCTGAACTCGAAGGCAGGAGAGGCCTTCGAACTTGAAGACCTGAAAGAGGATCTTGAAGCTGCGCTGGCAGGCGCATTGGCGCCGCCCCTGTCAGAACGCCTGCCCCGGACGGTTCAATTCCTGCCTCACCGGGATCAGACGGATGGCTTTTACATTGCAAGGCTCAGGCGCAAGCCGGCCTGA
- a CDS encoding methionyl-tRNA formyltransferase → MTPFVFMGTPEFSTLVLDRLEEANFLPVLIVTQPDRPCGRGKKLKPSPVAIWAEEREVLTLKPADCRDQAFIGKLKELAPVFILTAAFGQILPLSILEIPERGCLNLHASLLPRYRGPSPIQTALLNGDRETGVSLMLMDEGLDTGPVIAQRRMALSDSLDAGELNLALARLGGELIADSICPYLAGKLIPEPQDEGRATITRLLKKADGQVDFDQPAQMVHNHIRAMNPWPGAFAFLDGKRYKLLRAKVFQNSMDRGIPGRLRLIGKRMIILCREGAVEILEIQAESGSPMSCVTCSHNFTEGAVFGPPATK, encoded by the coding sequence GTGACTCCTTTCGTCTTTATGGGAACGCCGGAATTCTCAACCCTTGTGCTTGACCGGCTGGAAGAAGCCAATTTTCTTCCCGTGCTGATCGTGACCCAGCCCGACCGGCCCTGCGGCCGGGGGAAAAAACTCAAACCTTCACCCGTTGCCATCTGGGCCGAGGAGAGGGAAGTCCTGACCTTGAAACCCGCGGACTGCCGGGATCAGGCCTTTATCGGCAAGCTGAAAGAATTGGCCCCTGTTTTTATCCTGACGGCAGCCTTCGGACAGATCCTGCCGCTTTCTATTCTGGAGATTCCCGAAAGGGGCTGCCTCAACCTGCATGCCTCCCTTCTTCCGCGCTACCGGGGCCCTTCACCCATCCAGACCGCCCTCCTGAACGGCGACAGGGAAACAGGTGTTTCCCTGATGCTGATGGATGAGGGGCTGGATACGGGACCGGTCATCGCCCAAAGGCGCATGGCCCTCTCTGACAGTCTGGACGCCGGTGAACTCAATCTGGCTCTGGCCCGCCTGGGCGGAGAATTGATCGCGGACAGCATCTGCCCCTACCTGGCGGGCAAGCTGATACCGGAGCCCCAGGATGAGGGGCGGGCAACCATCACCCGTCTGCTGAAAAAGGCGGACGGCCAGGTGGATTTTGACCAGCCGGCACAGATGGTTCACAATCACATCCGGGCCATGAATCCATGGCCCGGTGCCTTCGCCTTTCTTGATGGGAAAAGGTATAAACTGCTTCGGGCCAAGGTTTTTCAGAACAGTATGGACCGGGGTATCCCGGGCCGGCTCCGCCTCATCGGCAAACGGATGATTATCCTGTGCAGGGAAGGTGCGGTCGAAATTCTTGAAATTCAGGCCGAGTCAGGAAGCCCCATGTCCTGTGTCACCTGTTCCCACAACTTTACCGAAGGGGCTGTTTTTGGCCCTCCCGCCACAAAGTGA
- the ispG gene encoding flavodoxin-dependent (E)-4-hydroxy-3-methylbut-2-enyl-diphosphate synthase, protein MGDRQKKVSRPVNVGGVTIGGGAPVSVQSMCTTDTRNVEATLAQIWELSLAGCELVRLAVPDEEAARALKEITSRSPLPVVADIHFDHRLAIAAIRSGAHKIRINPGNMKDPRGLARTVAEARDHGIPIRVGINAGSLGRREIGPAGVTAEVLARAALDACRQLEALDFHDIVLSAKASSPLLMIETYRLLSEQSPYPLHLGVTEAGRGNQGIIRSAVGIGSLLAEGIGDTIRVSLTADPVEEVQAAYAILGALSLRQRGPVLISCPTCGRTEVPLIEVAEEVGRRLSRIDFPLRVAVMGCVVNGPGEAREADVGIAGGRDSFVLFRKGEVIRKVKADQAVDALMEEIDRLLEEQQSGG, encoded by the coding sequence ATGGGCGACAGGCAGAAAAAAGTGAGCCGTCCAGTCAATGTCGGCGGCGTCACCATCGGGGGAGGCGCCCCCGTCTCGGTCCAATCCATGTGCACGACCGACACCCGGAACGTCGAGGCTACCCTGGCCCAGATCTGGGAACTTTCGCTGGCAGGCTGTGAGCTGGTCCGCCTTGCCGTACCGGATGAGGAGGCAGCCCGCGCCCTCAAGGAGATTACTTCCAGGTCACCCCTGCCTGTCGTGGCTGACATCCATTTTGACCACCGGCTGGCCATTGCGGCCATCCGTTCGGGGGCCCATAAGATCCGGATCAACCCGGGCAATATGAAAGATCCCCGGGGCCTGGCCCGGACTGTCGCCGAGGCCAGGGACCACGGCATTCCCATACGGGTCGGGATCAATGCCGGCTCCCTGGGCCGCAGGGAAATCGGTCCGGCCGGAGTCACCGCTGAAGTACTTGCCCGTGCAGCCCTGGACGCCTGCCGTCAGCTGGAAGCGCTCGATTTCCATGACATAGTCTTGTCTGCCAAGGCCTCATCGCCTCTGCTTATGATCGAAACCTACCGGCTCCTGTCCGAGCAAAGTCCTTATCCGCTTCACCTGGGCGTGACTGAGGCGGGGAGGGGTAATCAGGGAATCATCCGTTCGGCGGTGGGGATCGGAAGCCTTCTGGCGGAGGGAATCGGCGATACCATCCGGGTGTCGCTGACGGCGGATCCGGTTGAAGAGGTGCAGGCCGCCTACGCTATTTTGGGCGCCTTGTCCCTGCGTCAGCGGGGGCCGGTTCTGATCAGCTGTCCCACCTGCGGGCGTACGGAAGTGCCCTTGATCGAGGTGGCAGAAGAGGTGGGGCGCCGTCTTTCCAGGATTGACTTCCCCCTGCGGGTGGCAGTCATGGGATGTGTCGTCAACGGACCCGGTGAGGCACGCGAGGCGGATGTCGGAATCGCGGGCGGCAGGGATTCTTTTGTTCTGTTTCGAAAAGGAGAAGTTATCCGCAAGGTCAAGGCGGATCAGGCGGTAGACGCCCTGATGGAGGAGATTGACCGCCTGTTGGAGGAGCAGCAGTCCGGCGGCTGA
- the def gene encoding peptide deformylase, giving the protein MALRKILVEGDPALNKRARPVSRFNDKLRVLVDDMLETMYDGDGVGLAAPQVGVLRRIFVMDLDDGEGPRVFINPRILETDGDQEGPEGCLSLPGLFGIVKRPMTVRVQAFDTEGQSFELEAEGLAARCICHENDHLDGILFRRHSQIPLCALDELPGMEEPAEEEADTEGVTL; this is encoded by the coding sequence ATGGCGCTGCGCAAAATACTTGTCGAAGGCGATCCGGCGCTCAATAAGCGGGCGCGCCCGGTGTCGCGATTTAATGACAAATTACGCGTCCTGGTCGACGATATGCTGGAGACCATGTATGACGGCGATGGGGTCGGCCTTGCCGCGCCTCAGGTCGGTGTGCTCCGCCGGATCTTTGTTATGGACCTGGACGACGGAGAGGGTCCCCGGGTCTTTATCAATCCCCGGATCCTGGAGACGGACGGCGATCAGGAGGGGCCGGAGGGCTGCCTTTCGCTCCCCGGTCTTTTTGGAATTGTCAAGCGGCCCATGACGGTCAGGGTCCAGGCCTTCGACACCGAGGGCCAGTCTTTTGAGCTGGAGGCGGAGGGTCTGGCGGCCCGTTGCATCTGTCACGAGAACGATCATCTGGACGGCATTTTATTCCGCCGCCATTCCCAGATTCCGCTTTGCGCCCTGGACGAACTGCCGGGCATGGAAGAACCGGCGGAGGAAGAAGCAGATACGGAAGGAGTGACCCTGTGA